One window of the Phycodurus eques isolate BA_2022a chromosome 7, UOR_Pequ_1.1, whole genome shotgun sequence genome contains the following:
- the hspa13 gene encoding heat shock 70 kDa protein 13 → MAGEMSMIGSMILALFLAGYLGQQYLPPPKPKVIGLDLGTTFCSVGVFHPGSGEVEVIADEEDRRSIPSIISFTNTTVLAGHDAVDVADKNPRNTIYDAKRFIGKIFAPHSLEQESSRYPFKVISNNGSAEFVITTNVTFTVTPEFIGSRLLLKMRKMAERQLGVPVHKAVISVPAEFDERQREYTVRAANLAGLEILRVINEPTAAAMAYGLHKVDVFSVLVVDLGGGTLDVSLLNKQGGMFFTRAMAGNNKLGGQDFSQRLLQYTTERVRQEFGIMPTVKEDLHRLRQAVESAKLDLTLQPSATVRVPLHLRVTEPVLFEATVTRELFEALNEDLFQKILDPVETVLAEGHLDRDEVDEIVLVGGSTRIPRIRRLIAEYFGKEPNTSVDPDLAVVTGVALQAGIMGGSWPLQVSAIEIPNRHLQKTNYN, encoded by the exons ATGGCCGGGGAAATGTCAATGATCG GTTCTATGATCCTGGCTCTGTTCTTGGCTGGTTATTTGGGACAGCAGTACTTACCCCCACCCAAGCCCAAAGTGATCGGTCTGGACCTGGGCACCACCTTTTGCTCCGTGGGCGTGTTCCACCCGGGCAGCGGAGAGGTGGAGGTGATAGCAGACGAGGAGGACAGGAGGAGCATCCCGAGTATCATCTCCTTCACCAACACGACGGTGCTGGCTGGGCACGACGCCGTGGATGTGGCCGACAAGAACCCCCGGAACACCATCTACGACGCTAAGCGGTTCATCGGGAAGATCTTTGCTCCGCATTCGCTCGAGCAGGAGAGCAGCCGCTATCCTTTCAAG GTGATCTCCAACAACGGGAGCGCCGAGTTTGTGATCACCACCAACGTCACGTTCACGGTGACTCCGGAGTTTATTGGCTCCAGGCTGCTGCTGAAGATGAGGAAGATGGCCGAGCGGCAACTTGGCGTGCCCGTCCACAAAGCCGTCATCTCGGTGCCTGCAGAATTCGACGAGAGACAGAGGGAGTACACTGTCAGAGCTGCCAACCTTGCCG GCTTGGAGATCCTGCGCGTGATCAACGAGCCGACGGCGGCCGCCATGGCGTACGGCCTTCACAAGGTGGATGTCTTCAGCGTGCTGGTGGTGGACCTTGGCGGAGGAACCCTGGACGTGTCTCTGCTCAACAAACAGGGCGGCATGTTCTTCACCCGAGCCATGGCCG GAAACAACAAGCTCGGCGGGCAAGACTTCAGCCAGAGGTTACTCCAGTACACCACAGAGCGAGTGCGACAAGAGTTCGGCATCATGCCCACTGTCAAAGAGGACCTCCATCGTCTCCGCCAGGCCGTGGAGTCGGCCAAGCTCGACCTCACCCTCCAGCCCAGCGCCACCGTCAGGGTGCCGCTGCACCTGCGCGTCACGGAGCCTGTGCTTTTCGAGGCGACGGTCACCCGCGAACTTTTCGAGGCGCTCAACGAAGACCTCTTCCAGAAGATCCTGGACCCAGTGGAGACGGTGCTCGCCGAGGGCCACCTGGACAGAGACGAGGTGGACGAGATCGTGCTGGTGGGCGGATCCACCCGGATACCGCGGATCCGGAGGCTCATCGCCGAATACTTCGGAAAGGAGCCCAACACTTCGGTGGACCCCGACCTGGCTGTGGTGACGGGCGTGGCCCTGCAGGCGGGCATCATGGGCGGATCGTGGCCGTTACAAGTCAGCGCCATCGAAATTCCCAACAGGCACCTTCAGAAGACCAACTACAACTAG